In the genome of Pangasianodon hypophthalmus isolate fPanHyp1 chromosome 23, fPanHyp1.pri, whole genome shotgun sequence, one region contains:
- the rhot1a gene encoding mitochondrial Rho GTPase 1-A isoform X2, whose amino-acid sequence MRKDVRILLVGEPKVGKTSLIMSLVSEEFPDEVPMRAEEITIPADVTPERVPTHIVDYSEAEQSDEQLYQEISKANVICIVYSVNNKKSIEKVTSHWIPLINDRTDKDSRVPLILVGNKSDLVDHSSMETILPIMNQYSEIETCVECSAKNLKNISELFYYAQKAVLHPTGPLYCPEEKEMKPSCIKALTRIFKISDLDNDGILNDHELNFFQRTCFNMPLAPQALEDVKNVVRRNMTDGVRDNGLTLKGFLFLHTLFIQRGRHETTWTVLRRFGYDDDLELTQEYLFPLLKIPPNCTTELNHNAYLFLQSVFDKHDKDRDCALSPDELKDLFKVFPYMPWGPDVNNTVYTNDQGWITYQGYLSQWTLTTYLDVQRCLEYLGYLGYSIIHEQDSQAAAITITRNKHIDLQKKQTQRNVFRCNVLGARGSGKSGFLQAFLGRNLARQMRIREDHKSYYAISTTYVYGQEKYLLLHEVLPDFEFLSESDLACDVVCLVYDISNPRSFEYCAKAYKKYFMDSKTPCMMIAAKSDLHEVRQHYSASPLDFCRRHKLHPPQQFTCNTAEAPSRDIYTKLTTMAMYPHMTQADLKNSTFWLRASVGATVFAVLGFAMYKALLKHR is encoded by the exons ATGAGGAAGGACGTAAGGATTTTACTAGTCGGTGAac CTAAAGTGGGGAAGACGTCACTGATCATGTCACTGGTCAGTGAAGAATTCCCTGATGAG GTCCCGATGCGTGCTGAGGAGATCACCATTCCTGCTGACGTCACCCCTGAGAGAGTGCCGACACACATCGTGGACTACTCAG AAGCAGAGCAGTCAGATGAACAGCTGTACCAAGAAATATCTAAG gCAAACGTCATTTGCATAGTGTACTcagtaaacaacaaaaaatctatTGAGAAG GTGACAAGCCACTGGATTCCCCTCATCAATGACAGAACAGACAAggacagcag AGTGCCCCTGATTCTTGTCGGGAATAAGTCAGACCTGGTGGATCACAGCAGCATGGAGACCATTCTCCCCATCATGAACCAGTACTCAGAAATTGAGACCTGTGTTGAG tgttCTGCAAAAAACCTGAAGAATATCTCTGAGTTGTTCTACTACGCCCAGAAGGCCGTTTTACACCCTACAGGCCCCCTGTACTGCCCGGAGGAAAAGGAG ATGAAGCCTTCTTGCATCAAAGCGCTTACTCGCATCTTCAAAATATCTGATCTGGACAACGATGGCATTCTCAATGACCATGAGCTCAATTTCTTCCAA aGGACCTGTTTTAACATGCCGCTTGCTCCCCAAGCGTTGGAGGACGTGAAAAATGTTGTGCGGCGAAACATGACTGACGGCGTGAGGGACAACGGCCTCACTCTTAAAG GTTTCTTGTTCCTACACACTCTCTTTATTCAGAGAGGGAGGCATGAGACCACGTGGACTGTGCTCCGAAGGTTTGGCTATGATGACGACCTGGAACTCACCCAGGAATACCTGTTTCCCCT GTTAAAAATACCTCCGAACTGCACCACAGAGCTGAACCACAATGCTTACCTCTTCCTGCAGAGTGTCTTTGACAAGCATGACAAG GATCGAGACTGTGCGTTGTCTCCGGATGAGCTGAAAGATCTGTTTAAAGTCTTCCCCTACATGCCCTGGGGCCCTGACGTCAACAATACAGTGTACACCAATGACCAGGGCTGGATCACCTACCAGGGCTACCTGTCCCAGTGGAC GCTAACAACATACCTGGATGTACAGCGCTGCTTGGAGTATCTGGGTTACCTTGGTTACTCTATCATTCATGAACAGGACTCACAGGCTGCTGCCATCACAA TTACCAGGAACAAGCACATTGACCTGCAGAAGAAGCAGACCCAGCGCAATGTGTTCCGGTGTAACGTCCTGGGAGCACGTGGCAGTGGCAAGAGTGGCTTCCTGCAGGCCTTTCTGGGCAGGAACTTGGCT AGGCAAATGCGGATTAGGGAAGACCACAAATCCTACTACGCCATCAGCACCACATATGTCTATGGACAAGAGAAGTACTTGCTT CTGCATGAGGTTCTCCCAGACTTTGAGTTCCTCTCAGAGTCAGATCTGGCCTGTGATGTTGTCTGTCTTGTGTATGACATCAGTAATCCTCGCTCTTTTGAATACTGCGCAAAGGCCTATAAG AAATACTTCATGGACAGCAAGACTCCATGTATGATGATCGCCGCCAAGTCAGACCTGCATGAGGTTCGCCAACACTACAGTGCATCTCCTCTGGACTTCTGCAGGAGGCACAAGCTGCACCCGCCGCAGCAGTTCACCTGTAACACAGCTGAAGCGCCCAGCAGAGACATCTACACCAAACTCACCACCATGGCCATGTATCC ACACATGACCCAGGCTGACCTGAAGAACTCCACATTCTGGCTGCGAGCCAGCGTTGGAGCCACAGTATTCGCAGTGTTAGGCTTTGCCATGTACAAAGCTCTCCTCAAGCACCGGTGA
- the LOC113535999 gene encoding uncharacterized protein LOC113535999 isoform X2 yields MSAGEDSVVCVSLCQGFLKKRKDKIKLRWVTYWFKLHNATLFFYNIKHGRTSDLRGQYYLIEVESVREIMWTKKKHYIFEIAMKNGKRKVLAAETADLRQQWMCQLLQAMNHHVYNTPEPKPLCHPAEPDSPSMPSDAVTPNRTSHIYIDLDMPQDESSQYAEDEVKQKAEVIELENDYDVLPLCKPLHSEEVIYDTPQSTRRASERVHEATESIYDVPKYAFRETSVNETGPGATKWHKRKVLALSSGHRRRSNPDDATAI; encoded by the exons ATGTCTGCTGGAGAAGATTCAGTCGTGTGTGTGTCACTATGCCAAGGGTttctgaagaaaagaaaagataaaata AAGCTGAGGTGGGTTACTTACTGGTTCAAACTTCATAACGCAACCCTTTTCTTCTACAATATAAAACATGGAAGAACT TCAGACCTCAGAGGACAGTATTACCTTATTGAG GTCGAGTCTGTGCGTGAGATAATGTGGACTAAGAAAAAGCACTATATTTTTGAGATCGCTATGAAAAACGGGAAGAGGAAAGTCCTG GCTGCAGAAACAGCAGATCTCAGACAGCAGTGGATGTGCCAGCTTTTGCAAGCAATGAACCATCATGTGTATAACACCCCTGAGCCGAAGCCACTCTGTCACCCTGCTGAGCCTGACTCACCCAGCATGCCGTCTGACGCTGTTACACCAAACAGAACCTCCCATATCTACATTGATCTTG ACATGCCCCAGGATGAGAGCAGTCAGTACGCAGAGGATGAAGTCAAACAGAAGGCTGAAGTGATTGAACTCGAGAATGATTATGACGTCCTGCCACTTTGCAAAC CCCTGCACTCGGAGGAAGTCATTTATGATACACCTCAATCAACCCGGCGAGCCAGTGAGCGAGTCCATG AAGCAACCGAAAGCATCTATGATGTCCCAAAGTATGCATTTAGGGAAACATCAGTGAATG AGACTGGCCCTGGGGCTACAAAGTGGCATAAGAGAAAAGTACTAGCCCTATCATCCGGACATCGCCGGAGGTCAAATCcagacgatgccacagccatctga
- the LOC113535999 gene encoding uncharacterized protein LOC113535999 isoform X1, which produces MSAGEDSVVCVSLCQGFLKKRKDKIKLRWVTYWFKLHNATLFFYNIKHGRTSDLRGQYYLIEVESVREIMWTKKKHYIFEIAMKNGKRKVLAAETADLRQQWMCQLLQAMNHHVYNTPEPKPLCHPAEPDSPSMPSDAVTPNRTSHIYIDLDMPQDESSQYAEDEVKQKAEVIELENDYDVLPLCKPLHSEEVIYDTPQSTRRASERVHEATESIYDVPKYAFRETSVNEGSCAKELPEITGLLHDMVTCLGGNSADWVRATAPEAICQP; this is translated from the exons ATGTCTGCTGGAGAAGATTCAGTCGTGTGTGTGTCACTATGCCAAGGGTttctgaagaaaagaaaagataaaata AAGCTGAGGTGGGTTACTTACTGGTTCAAACTTCATAACGCAACCCTTTTCTTCTACAATATAAAACATGGAAGAACT TCAGACCTCAGAGGACAGTATTACCTTATTGAG GTCGAGTCTGTGCGTGAGATAATGTGGACTAAGAAAAAGCACTATATTTTTGAGATCGCTATGAAAAACGGGAAGAGGAAAGTCCTG GCTGCAGAAACAGCAGATCTCAGACAGCAGTGGATGTGCCAGCTTTTGCAAGCAATGAACCATCATGTGTATAACACCCCTGAGCCGAAGCCACTCTGTCACCCTGCTGAGCCTGACTCACCCAGCATGCCGTCTGACGCTGTTACACCAAACAGAACCTCCCATATCTACATTGATCTTG ACATGCCCCAGGATGAGAGCAGTCAGTACGCAGAGGATGAAGTCAAACAGAAGGCTGAAGTGATTGAACTCGAGAATGATTATGACGTCCTGCCACTTTGCAAAC CCCTGCACTCGGAGGAAGTCATTTATGATACACCTCAATCAACCCGGCGAGCCAGTGAGCGAGTCCATG AAGCAACCGAAAGCATCTATGATGTCCCAAAGTATGCATTTAGGGAAACATCAGTGAATG AAGGCTCTTGTGCTAAAGAGCTCCCTGAGATCACAGGTCTCCTCCATGACATGGTGACGTGTTTAGGGGGAAACTCTGCAGACTGGGTCAGAGCGACTGCTCCAGAAGCCATCTGTCAACCTTAG
- the rhot1a gene encoding mitochondrial Rho GTPase 1-A isoform X1, with product MRKDVRILLVGEPKVGKTSLIMSLVSEEFPDEVPMRAEEITIPADVTPERVPTHIVDYSEAEQSDEQLYQEISKANVICIVYSVNNKKSIEKVTSHWIPLINDRTDKDSRVPLILVGNKSDLVDHSSMETILPIMNQYSEIETCVECSAKNLKNISELFYYAQKAVLHPTGPLYCPEEKEMKPSCIKALTRIFKISDLDNDGILNDHELNFFQRTCFNMPLAPQALEDVKNVVRRNMTDGVRDNGLTLKGFLFLHTLFIQRGRHETTWTVLRRFGYDDDLELTQEYLFPLLKIPPNCTTELNHNAYLFLQSVFDKHDKDRDCALSPDELKDLFKVFPYMPWGPDVNNTVYTNDQGWITYQGYLSQWTLTTYLDVQRCLEYLGYLGYSIIHEQDSQAAAITITRNKHIDLQKKQTQRNVFRCNVLGARGSGKSGFLQAFLGRNLARQMRIREDHKSYYAISTTYVYGQEKYLLLHEVLPDFEFLSESDLACDVVCLVYDISNPRSFEYCAKAYKKYFMDSKTPCMMIAAKSDLHEVRQHYSASPLDFCRRHKLHPPQQFTCNTAEAPSRDIYTKLTTMAMYPHAKLRCMCACNRCTFCISQNLLNSELLRSVRAKLYSVIVNRHMTQADLKNSTFWLRASVGATVFAVLGFAMYKALLKHR from the exons ATGAGGAAGGACGTAAGGATTTTACTAGTCGGTGAac CTAAAGTGGGGAAGACGTCACTGATCATGTCACTGGTCAGTGAAGAATTCCCTGATGAG GTCCCGATGCGTGCTGAGGAGATCACCATTCCTGCTGACGTCACCCCTGAGAGAGTGCCGACACACATCGTGGACTACTCAG AAGCAGAGCAGTCAGATGAACAGCTGTACCAAGAAATATCTAAG gCAAACGTCATTTGCATAGTGTACTcagtaaacaacaaaaaatctatTGAGAAG GTGACAAGCCACTGGATTCCCCTCATCAATGACAGAACAGACAAggacagcag AGTGCCCCTGATTCTTGTCGGGAATAAGTCAGACCTGGTGGATCACAGCAGCATGGAGACCATTCTCCCCATCATGAACCAGTACTCAGAAATTGAGACCTGTGTTGAG tgttCTGCAAAAAACCTGAAGAATATCTCTGAGTTGTTCTACTACGCCCAGAAGGCCGTTTTACACCCTACAGGCCCCCTGTACTGCCCGGAGGAAAAGGAG ATGAAGCCTTCTTGCATCAAAGCGCTTACTCGCATCTTCAAAATATCTGATCTGGACAACGATGGCATTCTCAATGACCATGAGCTCAATTTCTTCCAA aGGACCTGTTTTAACATGCCGCTTGCTCCCCAAGCGTTGGAGGACGTGAAAAATGTTGTGCGGCGAAACATGACTGACGGCGTGAGGGACAACGGCCTCACTCTTAAAG GTTTCTTGTTCCTACACACTCTCTTTATTCAGAGAGGGAGGCATGAGACCACGTGGACTGTGCTCCGAAGGTTTGGCTATGATGACGACCTGGAACTCACCCAGGAATACCTGTTTCCCCT GTTAAAAATACCTCCGAACTGCACCACAGAGCTGAACCACAATGCTTACCTCTTCCTGCAGAGTGTCTTTGACAAGCATGACAAG GATCGAGACTGTGCGTTGTCTCCGGATGAGCTGAAAGATCTGTTTAAAGTCTTCCCCTACATGCCCTGGGGCCCTGACGTCAACAATACAGTGTACACCAATGACCAGGGCTGGATCACCTACCAGGGCTACCTGTCCCAGTGGAC GCTAACAACATACCTGGATGTACAGCGCTGCTTGGAGTATCTGGGTTACCTTGGTTACTCTATCATTCATGAACAGGACTCACAGGCTGCTGCCATCACAA TTACCAGGAACAAGCACATTGACCTGCAGAAGAAGCAGACCCAGCGCAATGTGTTCCGGTGTAACGTCCTGGGAGCACGTGGCAGTGGCAAGAGTGGCTTCCTGCAGGCCTTTCTGGGCAGGAACTTGGCT AGGCAAATGCGGATTAGGGAAGACCACAAATCCTACTACGCCATCAGCACCACATATGTCTATGGACAAGAGAAGTACTTGCTT CTGCATGAGGTTCTCCCAGACTTTGAGTTCCTCTCAGAGTCAGATCTGGCCTGTGATGTTGTCTGTCTTGTGTATGACATCAGTAATCCTCGCTCTTTTGAATACTGCGCAAAGGCCTATAAG AAATACTTCATGGACAGCAAGACTCCATGTATGATGATCGCCGCCAAGTCAGACCTGCATGAGGTTCGCCAACACTACAGTGCATCTCCTCTGGACTTCTGCAGGAGGCACAAGCTGCACCCGCCGCAGCAGTTCACCTGTAACACAGCTGAAGCGCCCAGCAGAGACATCTACACCAAACTCACCACCATGGCCATGTATCC CCACGCCAAGCTCCGCTGCATGTGTGCCTGCAACAGGTGCACTTTTTGCATCAGTCAGAACCTGCTGAACAGTGAGCTCCTGCGTTCGGTCAGGGCCAAACTCTACAGTGTCATTGTGAACAG ACACATGACCCAGGCTGACCTGAAGAACTCCACATTCTGGCTGCGAGCCAGCGTTGGAGCCACAGTATTCGCAGTGTTAGGCTTTGCCATGTACAAAGCTCTCCTCAAGCACCGGTGA